The window CTGTACAACccagacaggtttttttttagtgtacgTTAGAATCAGAGATGTTACTGTTATTTACAAGAAAAAATTTGAGACTTGACTTGGACTTTTTAAAGATTGTAACTCAGTTAAGAACTGCTAAAtacattattacaaaaaaaaacacatgaatgtagatcacttaaacacttgattataaaataattatttttaaaaattgacagTAGAAATTATAGCTAtgtagtgaaagtaagagcattcccacacacacagtgcaactCTAAATTCAGTGGTCCATCAGTACAAGTGAAAAATAAGGATTTGTGAGCTCTGCAAATGCAACCTTACATTACTATATATTATACAGGCATAGGTATGACTGAGACATACCCATTAATGTACAGTGCAGAAATGTGCATGTACAGTCTTAATGTATATGCTTTCAGCGTGATCAAGTGTGTCTTGGTACCAATTCAAATTGAGAGCACACAAAGTCTAGCTTTGTCGTTAAGGctatattcattaaaaaaatatcataaagTATCAAAAcaaaagaggacatttattGTCTCCTCTCACAACCATATCAATAAATCAAGTGATCGATGTGGGAATCATTTTTAATCTGTTAAGTTATGTTtaaattgtgtgtttgtttactaCATGGTCGAGTTTCTTCTTCCCTTCCAGTGAATATGGCAGATCAGGTCCCCTCCATTGCTCGAGATGCTGTTTTGAAAGAGAGTGGCTCTCTTCCAGAAAACATGCCGCAGATCAGAGGTTATGATTTTAATCAGGGAGTCGACCACAGAGCTCTGCTGCAGTCCTACCTCACCACAGGTTTCCAGGCTAGCAGTTTTGCCATGGCTGTACAGGAGATCAATAAAATGGTGAGTttaagaagttttttttcccccctttgcTTGTAACTGCTTGGTTTATGCTCTTCTTGCAAAACTGCATTTGATACTTACGGATGCCCTTATTCAGAGTGACTTAAATTGTATCTCagtatacatctgagcagttaaaggGGTAAGGGCCTTTCTTAAGGGCTTAACTGTGGTGCTGAGGTTTAATCCTGGGACCTTTCAATCAGTATccaaagccttaaccactgagctgccccgatatactttattacatttttttaaaatgaagaacAAATTATCTGAACAAAATAAGCATGTATATGTGACTGCTATTCAGTAATGTCGTTTGGGAAGGGctgattattgtttttattgtgatatttcattttattttattttttttttttaagattgccAGACGACTCGAGCCGGTGGAGGAGCAGGAACACACCTGTGACTCTCAGCAGAAAGGATGCACCATCTTCTTAGGCTATACATCCAACCTCATCAGCTCCGGTGTCCGTGAGACCATCCGCTACCTAGTCCAACATAAAATGGTAGgaaacagttaaaaagaaaaaaacttgtatatttAGATTATTCTATGTTTTTGCTCATTACCTTGTTATTCTGTGTGGTAATGCAGGTGGATGTGGTAGTGACAACAGCAGGAGGTATTGAGGAAGATCTTATTAAATGTTTGGCTCCCACCTATCTGGGTGAGTTTAGCCTTCCAGGCAAAGAACTACGACAGAGAGCCATCAACAGGTGAGAAATTAACTAAATACTCATATAATAGATTTATTGCCAGAACCTAGCTGGTACCTGACAAGCTTGATTAAGCATGAACCAGAAGTCTGTTGTTATTCTCCAAGATGTACGGCTGTGCACTGTACATAGTCTTGggcatttcaattttttttcttttggtacaactttgttatactgtacatgtttattttatgacttcattAAGTCAGGACAGAAAACATTTATGATTTccaaactttaatttttttttttagtattttacaatttccctttgggattaataaatgtctatctatctatttttctttacattctACTTGTTTCTGAACAAGACGACTTGGAAAAGGATAGTgtcgcataaaaaaaaattcagtcaaAATAACTGGGCTTACAttgatgaataaaaaacaaagattttcaagttgatttaaaaaaaaaaaaattcatgataAATGAGTGGACCATTTTGTGATAATtggcagggttttttttccaattatttATGTAATAGCCATGTCAAGCattccaacacattattattgcagtaggtttattttaatgcaatggaatagaaaatatatatattttttaaattagaaataaattataaactgtCAAAGCATGCCAAACCAACACATGGGGATGTAATTCTCActtctgttttatttgtatagcaattttaacaattgtcattgtcgcaaatcagctttacacaatcaaaataattatttaagtttgtatggaatgtgagtgtgcatgaatcaaaatggtcggatagtccctggtgagcaagccgagggcgacagtgacaaggaaaaactccctgagatggtaataggaataaaccttgagaggaaccagactcaacagggaacccatcctcatttgggtgaaacagagagcaggaattgatctgcatttatactgtgtgttaagtggcaggcagttcagctataacggTTGATGTTAACAtagagtccaggtagttattgaaggctcaggtagactcgtTGGAAATTCctgtcctgaactatcaagcaactgcagccaagtcaagtcctcagagaaagagctgtcaacatcagtcgaggccagaaccatctttatggtagagtgaaactgtccccagacaccagactcatcccaaagagacacactgggcatccatgtgatgagatctccaaccagaagcagggcaccaggatggatcagacaggtccagagggcagagggagtctggatcactggcaccTCAGGAACAATGTGTGTAgctcgagagagagagggggagagataacagttaggtctggtcacagtcacataatgtatattcAGTGTAGaatgcaagcagagactccggcaggactaactctTACAACAtgactaaaagggagagccagaaggaaacacaggcATGAGggtccctgagatgtaaagcaaccaatcacctcaccgtcaacaaacttgagtgatcaatgagagtggggaggacagcatctaaacataccagttcaccataatactctacatccatgagtcccccagatttGCTCTTTTAACAaagacaaatttatttataaaaatgcttggctaaataaataggtttttagcctggacttaaacactgagactgtgtctgagtctcgaacactatttggaagactattccataattttggggctttgttagaaaaaagctctgcccccagctgtagttttaataatacgcggtactgttaagcagcctgcatcctttgatcgaagtaggcgtggcggatcgtaagacactagcagttcgctcaggtactgcggcgcgagaccattcaATGCTTTCTATGTccaaagtagtattttaaaatcaatgcgaaattttacagggagccaatggagtgaagataagataggggtgatgtgctcgtatcttctggttctagtgaggactctcgctgctgcattctggactagctgaagctggtttatgcacctagttgaacaaccagacagtaaagcgttacaatagtccaacctagaggtgataaaagcatgaactagtttttctgcatgaCAATATATTTATgcgtgacaatatattccttaacttGTCAAtttttctgaggtgaaagaatgccaTCTTGGTGATAttttctacatgagcttcaaataaaagactagaatctataatcacaccaagatCTCTTACTGTTGCATTagatagaacagaaaggccatctaaagttacggtgtgatgcATGCGGTCCTATGATTAAAACTtgtgtcttatcaggattaacgCACTTCAAAGCCATATTGGACACTTAGTAAGCTTGAAAAAGTTATCATTCAGTATTTCACACTCTAGCATCAAACACAGAAGCTACAGTATGTCCACATGTCATCACTGATGGGGAGTTTCCGAAAAGTTTTTAATTCTGAAACAGATTTTCCAAAAGGTCTGTTCTCAGTAACTTAAATAGAGTTTGTGCGTGGATGAATGGCATGTGGATGAAACTTGATAGAAAATACATGTGTAGTTGTGGACAAGGGTTAAATTACGGAGAAACTGGGCGGGGATGTATGCGTCATCATTTCCATTACCAATACTGCTATCCTTCATTAATGTCATTAGTTTCAAACCACGTAATATTCCGATGTTAACACCTTGCACCTGGAAGCTTTGCTACTTCATTGGGCCTGATTTTAGCAGGAATTTCTCATTTTAGAATTGGCAACCTGCTGGTCCCTAATGACAACTACTGCAAGTTTGAGGACTGGCTGATGCCCATCCTGGACCAGATGGTGTTGGAGCAGAAAACAGAGGTTGGAAAAAGCCTTTTTATGATCTGGAAAATTTTCACatcacaacatgcacaactgATTTCTAGCCCGCTTACTcgctcacactctctctctctccctccctccttcccACTGCTGCCTCCAATACACATGCAGAAATCTCATTGACTTTGTCATGCACTGATGGTCCAATTACATTGCCAAAATATTGAAAGGCTGATTAGAAGTGGGCTATAATTCTGTaacccattcattctttcataaGTAACTGATTTATACTGGTTACAGTGCAGTCGAAATCTGTCCACACACATTTACTCATTTACACTTGGGGCAATTTAGACAAGCCATTTTTGGTATGTTTTTAGGTGTAAGGAAACCCATCCACCCACTCCCACACACGCATAGGGAGAACCTCTGAAAGCCCACACAGGCAGTAACCTAAGTACAAAATTGAACTCTGATACGACAGTGTATTTCAGTACTTAGTCAACCATGCCAGTATAGCCTTTGTTAACAGTTTTTATTATACGCTTGTATTCTGTGTTAGAGTCTAAATGCATGCTGTTTTATGCTTAGGGCACAAGTTGGACTCCCTCAAAAATGATCCACAGACTTGGCAAAGAAATCAACAATCATGACTCGGTCTGTTACTGGGCTTACAAGGTAAAATGTTGactaaaacacattttcacttCGGTTAATCTGGTGCCGTTTGTAATGCTTTACTATTCTATTAGGACACATGTAGATGATCAGTGATATTGCAAGATACAGTTAAGCACATTGGTacgactgtaaaaaaaataaaataatttagacTAATTTCTAACTTTACCTTTTTTCTTGCAGAATGACATCCCTATTTTTAGTCCTGCCCTCACAGATGGTTCATTGGGTGACATGATTTACTTCCATTCCTATAAGAACCCGGGACTGGTCTTGGACATTGTGGAGGGTGCGCAGTTTAAagatctatatttatatatctatatatatctatatttattataaatgccACCAGATATGTTTGTTCAAAAGTAatcaaaaactaaaattttttgatttttagttttttactaacaaaatctaaaaataataataaacctgatGATGATATTCTTAATtccaacacttttatttttaatgatgcaaCAGTTACATAGTGATTGAAGATGCTATTTGCTCTACAGTTAGTACAGATGCGTTCAAACAGTGTGTTTGTCACACTCATCACAGTAGATACTGGAGCATACATGTACTCAAGTACATGTTTCAAGGCTTCATATTTAAACCTCCAAAAACAGCTAAGAGTATTTCTGGatctttttaactatttttgcTTACTTCCAATTGTCACAAATCTTAAAGTACAATTTACCATTAACTCTGTTAATGCCTTGTTGCAAGACTACATCACAGAAGAggcaaaaaaaggaataattttAGGTTGCACTATCTCCTGTCTTCCAAATGGTTATGAAGGAAAAGGTGGAGAGTATGGATTTAGGACTAGACAATTGGATAACCATCCAGGCTATGCAGTATAAATGCACTGTTGACAAAGTTTCGGGAAAAGATTGGACTGGCTTGGACGAAGATTTAAAGTCCAAAAGCATTTTCACCATTAAGGGAAAGCTGTAAGCAATGTCTTGACCTAACGAATCTCAAGACAGATCTTGTACTTTGGTCCTCCTCTGTCTATTCTGAAGCTTACAGTGCTCTGGGAATGTGCCATGGACGATGCCTTTGAGCACAAGACAGTGGCTGGATCGTAATGGATCTGTTTATTTGAACAGATTAGCTCTGctcttttttttgccatatgTCCTCTCTCAGatgccttaaaacctggcaaTAGGATTAGCTATTGACAGTCTGGCCGCTGGAATATAATGCCAAGGAATGACAGATGATGACATGCAGTTGGTCGAGGTGCGAGCCtgcctctgctttttttttcttctttttttcttgcactGTGAAGAATGTTGCTTCGTCTCAGCATACACCTAAGTTTCGTCAATCGGTACGAAACACTGAGGGAGTTTATGGCGGACTTCGACaggatgttccttctgctcctgagTTAGCAGCTTGGGGATAAACTTGGCAGCAACCAGGCGCATGTTGAGATCACATGTGTGGATTGCCTGGACTGATTTGTATGACATATCGACAACAGCAGCAAATTTGTGGATTTGTTCTTCAACGATCATCCTGCACAAGTTGACgaatggttttgacattttttaggGATTAAGTCATGATCTCTTCTGTCAAGGGCTTCTTAAACTCTTGTCGTAGAAGGTCgatgctccctgtgactgtgagTGTAGCCTTGTCCTGCCATTTGTTgccgtgttacaaaactagtctcgaaACATTTTTGATATTAGATCGTATTTATagccaagtcaacaccttggCTTCTAAAAGGCTCGGCTAAATGGACTCATCAAATGGCACTGCTCTACCCCCTTTGGAGGTGAAGTGTGTTAATCAGTAATCAGCAAATCTAAGTTACATGCAACACTACAAGGATTGTAAAAATAGGTCATATGATAAACTGAACGAAATTGCTTCATGACATTTTTATGTAACATGGAATAGGAAGTAAGTAGTCAACAAGCTCCTAAAGATAAGTGTAAAGCTCTGCACATGCGTACACTCCAGTTTCTACCATGGACAGATGATTTGTGAATtgaatttttccaaattattCAGTGGTGGTTTTTCTGCTGTCAGATGGcactttttgttattttcctaATCCTCTTCTGTATCGAATGTGTGctgaataatgtaaaaaaaaaaggtccattttaaaaatctgtttttattgATGTATTGAAGTTCTATTTAGACATCTAATCTAAAGTTAATTGGGCTTGAAAACAAATACCAAAACATGGGGGTTTATGTCTTTGCCATCCATACTCCAGAAACCAGGGGCACTGCCACTCTGATCATCCTGCagaatttttaaacctaatcacactatttgtttcttgttttttttatgtagatatTCGGAGGGTGAATAGTAAAGCTGTGTTTGCCAAAAGCACAGGCATGATCATCCTGGGAGGAGGGCTTGTGAAGCACCACATCGCCAATGCTAATCTCATGGTGGGTGATGAACAACTATCTTAAATTAGAAATGAGggttttaaaatctaaaatcttaTCTGATCTTGCTTTTAGAGAAATGGTGCCGACTTTGCTGTTTACGTGAACACAGCACAGGAGTTTGATGGTTCAGATGCAGGAGCCAGACCAGATGAGGCTGTCTCTTGGGGGAAAATCCGCATGGATGCCAAACCTGTCAAAGTAATATTTGATTTTACTTTTAACTAGAAGTGGAATGATACACCAGTGGTCAAAGTATGTGGAAaactgaccatcacacccatatggaAATTTTACAGTGTTGGCAGCTTCTAGGCATTCTCACCCAAAATCAGTGTCCAACTTCACCAGTACAATTGTGACTGGGCAGAAATGTCCACAGCCACATTTCCTTTGGGAATCAGAAGGGAAGACTTCATGGAAGAGTCTGTCCGAGCGACAAAGAGGGGACCCACtcattttaacaccagttatttTGGATTGGGATATTCAACAAAGCAAAAATGGGTGTGACGGTCAGGTTTCCACAAACATTTGGATATATGGTTTATGTAAAATTTGTGCAATCATAATGTTGCAAAAATCCGGACAAATGacctaaaaaatatattaaatggacATTACAGAATAAGTGAAAATGTccacttaaacacttgaaaaATCACTTAATTTGGATCTAAAATTGCTTCTGTCataatttaaaattgtataaaaacataataaaatgaaaatgtatacataaataaaatttattcactTCATTCATTCAATTCACCAATTTTGGGGCCATCAATAATTCTGAAGTTGTTGTAGATTTCATTAAAACCCGATACAGTCATGATTGTCATCATATTCAAGCATTCCTTAAGTGCTCTAATAAGAGTGTGTGATAAATACCGATGCAGTGTTAATGTTGTATTGTGAAGTCCTCAGGTCTATTGATTATGATTAATAACCATGTGTTTATCATCTTAGGTCTATGCAGAGGCTTCTTTAGTCTTCCCTCTGCTGGTGGCTGAAACGTTTGCACATCAAGCCAGCAAACTGACAGCAGATACAAAGAGTGACTGACAAAGCCTGCTCCTTTCTTCTGCGGTGTCTTGATtggtttttctttgtctttttttttttaaattaatttatcattttttttatgttgtatgtacatGTTCATCGCTGCTTTGTTATATTAGACCTATTTATGTTGTCCTTATATTgaagttttatttgtacttttaggtacatttctgtttcctttctCAATACCATGTTATACTTTTATGAGAcagaaaaaagtgaaatttatttattaaaccaaagccaaggtgtgtgtgtgtgtgtgtgtgtgtgtgtgtggagaaagaGGATAatcatgaactttttaaataaagatgatTGTTTTGCTGGCACAGCATGCGTTTACCTGTCTGCAGAATTGTCTTGTTGcccttttgttcttttaaatgaacaaaagttGCTCTCAATCAAGTCACTTATGCTGTATTGCTACATCTGTTCACTATCGTTACATCCCGTTTTATGTTAATTCACATTTTTCCTGAACATCGTGAATATGAAGTATTGCTTTATATTTGCATGACATATCATATCAACATGTGATTATTATGCCATTTATGCGATAAATATCCAGGTTCTTAGAAAGCATTTACGCCCCAAGCATGTGAGAGCTAGATTATGAAGGGGACCTTacagctttaatttttttttacaaacactgGACTGAGAAAAGAATGCGCACATATATTATAGGAATTAGGATTTGCAGTTTACTTTAAATGTTTGGGAAGCATGTGGAACTGGGCTCAGTTTTGTGTGCCTTaactatgtgtacagtatgcatacATTGGTTAAGTAAGAGATTGTTGTCTCTTTGTGGgtgttaaaatgttaatgtaatccttttcaatttaaaactgttacacaaataaatatgtaaaactgGAAAAGATCGAAATACGCTCCAAACCCACTGGATAAATAGTACATCATCTGTATTTCGTGCAAATGATTTAAATCATCAATAAAACCCATCTACGGCATTTTTGCTTCTTGTAGCTATATAATTACAGTTTACttaagaaaataatatttaataacaatctatttttgcataaatgtaatttaactt of the Clarias gariepinus isolate MV-2021 ecotype Netherlands chromosome 16, CGAR_prim_01v2, whole genome shotgun sequence genome contains:
- the dhps gene encoding deoxyhypusine synthase, with product MADQVPSIARDAVLKESGSLPENMPQIRGYDFNQGVDHRALLQSYLTTGFQASSFAMAVQEINKMIARRLEPVEEQEHTCDSQQKGCTIFLGYTSNLISSGVRETIRYLVQHKMVDVVVTTAGGIEEDLIKCLAPTYLGEFSLPGKELRQRAINRIGNLLVPNDNYCKFEDWLMPILDQMVLEQKTEGTSWTPSKMIHRLGKEINNHDSVCYWAYKNDIPIFSPALTDGSLGDMIYFHSYKNPGLVLDIVEDIRRVNSKAVFAKSTGMIILGGGLVKHHIANANLMRNGADFAVYVNTAQEFDGSDAGARPDEAVSWGKIRMDAKPVKVYAEASLVFPLLVAETFAHQASKLTADTKSD